A region from the Microvirgula aerodenitrificans DSM 15089 genome encodes:
- the cydX gene encoding cytochrome bd-I oxidase subunit CydX — protein MWYFAWLLGLGLALALGIINVMWLESQYAFGSRSAKGTEDSFRHHRAAGRGAARRGGKSG, from the coding sequence ATGTGGTATTTCGCCTGGCTGTTGGGACTCGGGCTGGCGCTGGCGCTGGGGATCATCAATGTGATGTGGCTGGAGAGCCAGTACGCGTTCGGCTCGCGCAGTGCAAAGGGGACGGAGGACAGTTTCCGTCATCACCGGGCTGCCGGTCGAGGGGCGGCGCGGCGGGGGGGCAAATCCGGCTGA
- a CDS encoding sigma-54 interaction domain-containing protein: protein MEETELNPPGPAPLCQSLQHGLLELFEQQFVGALLVDREARVQWITARYAALLGLDDPAGALNRPVEDILPHSRMREVVQSGEPIVLDFMNYKQHHFVVSRFPLQDGDGQVVGAFGILLSERWQPLKPLVDKLSQLQETLDRVRRDNAGSRRARYGFDDIIGAGAACRDMQRLGQRAAALDTTVLLLGETGTGKELLANAIHAASPRRQKPFVGLNVAAVPETLLEAEFFGAVAGAYTGAERKGRDGKFKLADGGTLFLDEIGDMSLPMQAKLLRVLQEQEIEPLGSNRLLHIDVRVIAATSRDLRALVDAGLFRADLFYRLNVLPIRLPPLRERSEDLPALVDSLLAQIADRTGLPQRKPGAAALALLAAYPWPGNIRELRNVLEQAVMLSDGVALDAPVLQRILPVAATVDPPPLAGGGTLAQRLAETERRVISETLALAGGNKTEAARALGISRATLYEKLADPRLFPAQTGPSLAGLVR from the coding sequence GTGGAAGAAACGGAACTGAACCCTCCCGGACCGGCGCCGTTGTGCCAGTCCCTGCAGCACGGTCTGCTGGAGCTGTTCGAGCAGCAATTCGTCGGCGCCCTGCTGGTCGACCGCGAGGCGCGCGTGCAATGGATCACGGCGCGCTACGCAGCCCTGCTCGGGCTCGACGATCCGGCCGGGGCGCTGAACCGGCCGGTGGAAGACATCCTGCCGCACAGCCGCATGCGCGAGGTGGTGCAGAGCGGCGAACCGATCGTGCTCGACTTCATGAACTACAAGCAGCACCACTTCGTGGTCAGCCGCTTTCCGCTGCAGGACGGCGACGGCCAGGTGGTCGGCGCATTCGGCATCCTGCTGTCCGAACGCTGGCAGCCGCTGAAACCGCTGGTCGACAAGCTTTCACAGCTGCAGGAAACCCTGGACCGGGTCCGCCGCGACAACGCCGGCAGCCGCCGTGCGCGCTACGGCTTCGACGACATCATCGGCGCCGGTGCCGCCTGCCGCGACATGCAGCGCCTGGGCCAGCGTGCGGCCGCGCTCGATACCACCGTGCTGCTGCTCGGCGAGACCGGCACCGGCAAGGAGTTGCTGGCCAATGCCATCCATGCCGCGTCGCCGCGCCGGCAGAAGCCCTTTGTCGGCCTGAACGTCGCCGCGGTGCCGGAAACGCTGCTGGAAGCGGAATTCTTCGGCGCCGTCGCCGGTGCCTATACCGGTGCCGAGCGCAAGGGCCGCGACGGCAAGTTCAAACTCGCAGACGGCGGCACGCTGTTTCTCGACGAAATTGGCGACATGTCGCTGCCGATGCAGGCCAAATTGCTGCGCGTACTGCAGGAGCAGGAAATCGAACCGCTCGGCTCGAACCGCCTGCTGCATATCGATGTGCGGGTCATTGCCGCAACCAGTCGCGACCTGCGCGCGCTGGTCGATGCCGGCCTGTTCCGCGCCGACCTGTTCTACCGCCTGAACGTGCTGCCGATCCGGCTGCCGCCGCTGCGCGAGCGGTCGGAAGACCTGCCGGCGCTGGTCGATTCACTGCTGGCGCAGATTGCCGACCGCACCGGCCTGCCGCAGCGTAAGCCGGGTGCCGCCGCACTGGCACTGCTTGCCGCCTATCCGTGGCCGGGCAATATCCGCGAACTGCGCAATGTGCTGGAACAGGCGGTAATGCTGTCCGATGGCGTGGCGCTGGACGCCCCGGTCCTGCAGCGCATCCTGCCGGTGGCCGCGACAGTCGACCCGCCGCCGCTGGCCGGCGGCGGCACCCTGGCACAGCGGCTGGCCGAAACCGAACGGCGCGTGATCAGCGAGACGCTGGCGCTGGCCGGCGGCAACAAGACCGAGGCCGCGCGGGCGCTCGGCATCTCGCGGGCAACGCTGTACGAAAAACTGGCCGATCCGCGCCTGTTTCCGGCGCAGACCGGCCCGTCGCTGGCCGGGCTGGTGCGCTAG
- a CDS encoding MFS transporter yields MQKKITTLTLSVLCFPLALVLFEFAVYIANDMIQPGMLHVVAEFGVDISWVATSMTAFLLGGITVPWLLGPLSDRIGRRPVMLAGVALFVLSCLAMLWVGGIESFIAMRVLQGVGLCFIAAVGYAAVQEAFDENTAIKVTALMANVALIAPLLGPVAGAVLIEIWPWRSIFVLIAAIAALGWLGLWYFMPETVQPGSGPLPLSQIGRDYRAVLTDRGFITASLCMPFMALPLLGWIALSPVFLIEDGGMSTLEYGLWQIPVFGALIAGNLILVRVSDRWQLGRSVVVGRLPQMLGATLMLAGCLLTSVPWFWIIAGISLTSLGEGLCFAVLYRFALTASPIAKGTVAASVGMLSMVVYVFGIEGLKFAYLQWGEVGYAALSACSTALYLWLSRGVLQRAMAARARESGEPALVSQS; encoded by the coding sequence ATGCAGAAGAAAATCACTACCCTGACCCTGTCCGTCCTGTGCTTCCCGCTGGCGCTGGTGCTGTTCGAATTTGCGGTCTATATCGCCAACGACATGATCCAGCCCGGCATGCTGCACGTGGTGGCCGAGTTCGGCGTCGACATTTCGTGGGTCGCCACGTCGATGACCGCCTTCCTGCTGGGCGGCATCACCGTGCCGTGGCTGCTCGGGCCGCTGTCGGACCGTATCGGCCGCCGGCCGGTGATGCTCGCCGGCGTGGCGCTGTTCGTGCTCAGCTGTCTGGCCATGCTGTGGGTCGGCGGCATCGAATCCTTTATTGCGATGCGCGTGCTGCAGGGCGTCGGCCTGTGCTTTATCGCCGCAGTCGGCTATGCCGCCGTGCAGGAAGCCTTTGACGAGAATACGGCGATCAAGGTCACGGCGCTGATGGCCAATGTGGCGCTGATCGCGCCGCTGCTGGGGCCGGTGGCCGGGGCGGTGCTGATCGAAATCTGGCCGTGGCGCTCGATTTTCGTGCTGATTGCCGCCATCGCCGCACTCGGCTGGCTGGGCCTGTGGTATTTCATGCCGGAGACGGTACAGCCCGGCAGCGGCCCGCTGCCGCTGTCACAGATCGGCCGCGACTACCGTGCGGTGCTGACCGACCGCGGCTTTATCACCGCCTCGCTGTGCATGCCGTTCATGGCGCTGCCGCTGCTCGGCTGGATCGCGCTGTCGCCGGTGTTCCTGATCGAGGACGGCGGCATGAGCACGCTGGAATACGGGCTGTGGCAGATCCCGGTGTTCGGCGCGCTGATTGCCGGCAACCTGATCCTGGTCCGGGTTTCCGACCGCTGGCAACTCGGCCGTTCGGTCGTGGTCGGCCGTCTGCCGCAAATGCTCGGCGCGACGCTGATGCTGGCCGGCTGTCTGCTGACCAGCGTGCCGTGGTTCTGGATCATTGCCGGCATCAGCCTGACCTCGCTGGGCGAGGGGCTGTGCTTTGCGGTGCTGTACCGTTTTGCGCTGACCGCCAGTCCGATCGCCAAGGGCACGGTCGCCGCCTCGGTCGGCATGCTGTCGATGGTGGTGTACGTGTTCGGCATCGAGGGGCTGAAGTTCGCCTATCTGCAGTGGGGCGAGGTCGGTTATGCCGCGCTGTCAGCCTGTTCGACCGCGCTGTACCTGTGGCTGTCGCGCGGCGTGCTGCAGCGCGCGATGGCCGCCCGCGCTCGCGAATCCGGCGAGCCGGCCCTCGTCAGCCAGTCGTAG
- a CDS encoding cytochrome ubiquinol oxidase subunit I, with product MLPVSEVVELSRLQFALTALFHFLFVPLTLGLSWILVICESVYVMTGQQVYKDMTRFWGKLFGINFAMGVTTGITLEFQFGTNWAYYSHYVGDIFGVPLAVEGMMAFFLESTFVGLFFFGWDRLSKNKHLLVTFLVAFGSNLSALWILIANAWMQNPVGAEFNYHTMRMELVSLGEVFFNPVAQVKFVHTVAAGYVAAAMFVLGVSSLYLLKARDTGFALRSFAVAAGFGLASILSVIVLGDESGYTTGEVQKVKLAAIEAEWNTEPAPAAFTAIGWPNQAEERTDYAVKIPYLLGLIATRSTDTRVTGIKDLKREHEVRIRSGMIAYEALTALKAGDTTPAVRERFEQHKADLGFGLLLKKYTPNVVDATPAQIRAAASDTIPNVAPLFWSFRIMVGLGMLFLAIFATACWLLVRRRLAPQRWFLKLCVLAIPLPWVAIELGWIVAEYGRQPWTISGVLPTHLSASQLDPGQLHFSLIGLVGIYSLLFVIEMYLMLKYIRLGPASLHTGRYHGETPDVTVPQQS from the coding sequence ATGCTGCCCGTGTCCGAGGTAGTGGAGCTGTCACGCCTGCAGTTCGCGCTGACTGCCCTGTTTCATTTTTTGTTCGTACCGCTGACGCTGGGGCTGAGCTGGATCCTGGTGATCTGTGAGTCGGTGTACGTGATGACCGGCCAGCAGGTCTACAAGGACATGACCCGCTTCTGGGGCAAGCTGTTCGGCATCAACTTCGCCATGGGGGTGACGACCGGCATCACGCTGGAATTCCAGTTCGGCACCAACTGGGCGTACTACTCGCACTATGTGGGCGACATCTTCGGCGTACCGCTGGCGGTCGAGGGGATGATGGCCTTCTTCCTCGAATCGACCTTTGTCGGCCTGTTCTTCTTCGGCTGGGACCGGCTGTCGAAGAACAAGCACCTGCTGGTGACCTTCCTGGTCGCCTTCGGCTCCAACCTGTCGGCACTGTGGATCCTGATCGCCAATGCGTGGATGCAGAATCCGGTCGGGGCCGAGTTCAACTATCACACCATGCGCATGGAGCTGGTCAGCCTGGGCGAGGTGTTCTTCAACCCGGTGGCCCAGGTCAAGTTCGTGCACACCGTGGCGGCCGGCTATGTGGCGGCGGCGATGTTCGTGCTCGGCGTGTCCAGTCTGTACCTGCTGAAGGCGCGCGACACCGGCTTCGCACTGCGCTCGTTCGCGGTGGCGGCAGGCTTCGGGCTGGCGTCCATCCTGTCGGTGATCGTGCTCGGTGACGAGTCCGGCTACACCACCGGCGAGGTGCAGAAGGTCAAGCTGGCAGCGATCGAGGCCGAGTGGAACACCGAACCGGCACCGGCGGCCTTTACCGCCATCGGCTGGCCGAACCAGGCCGAGGAACGCACCGATTACGCGGTGAAAATTCCTTACCTGCTCGGGCTGATCGCCACGCGCTCGACCGACACCCGGGTGACCGGCATCAAGGACCTGAAGCGCGAACACGAAGTGCGCATTCGCAGCGGCATGATCGCCTACGAGGCACTGACCGCGCTGAAGGCCGGCGACACCACGCCGGCGGTGCGCGAGCGCTTCGAGCAGCACAAGGCCGACCTCGGTTTCGGCCTGCTGCTGAAGAAATACACGCCGAACGTGGTCGACGCGACCCCGGCGCAGATCCGTGCCGCCGCCAGCGACACCATTCCGAACGTCGCGCCGCTGTTCTGGAGCTTCCGCATCATGGTCGGGCTCGGCATGCTGTTCCTTGCCATCTTCGCCACCGCCTGCTGGCTGCTGGTGCGCCGCCGCCTCGCCCCGCAGCGCTGGTTCCTGAAGTTGTGCGTGCTGGCGATCCCGCTGCCGTGGGTGGCGATCGAGCTGGGCTGGATCGTGGCCGAGTACGGACGTCAGCCATGGACCATTTCCGGCGTGCTGCCGACCCATCTGTCGGCATCGCAACTGGACCCGGGCCAGCTTCACTTCAGCCTGATCGGGCTGGTGGGCATCTACAGCCTGCTGTTCGTGATCGAGATGTACCTGATGCTGAAGTACATCCGGCTGGGACCGGCCAGCCTGCATACCGGCCGCTATCACGGCGAAACGCCGGACGTCACCGTGCCGCAACAGTCCTGA
- a CDS encoding barstar family protein, whose amino-acid sequence MSLTCELKNVRSTQDFYTQLARGLQLPAHFGKNLDALFDALTGDVKGPATVFWHESIAARNEMGEEHFEEIIGALYEAAGERDDLQIWLGL is encoded by the coding sequence ATGTCGCTGACCTGCGAGCTGAAAAATGTCCGTTCGACCCAAGACTTCTACACCCAGCTTGCCCGCGGCCTGCAGCTGCCGGCGCACTTCGGCAAGAATCTCGACGCCCTGTTCGACGCACTGACCGGTGACGTGAAGGGCCCGGCCACGGTGTTCTGGCACGAGTCGATCGCCGCCCGCAACGAAATGGGCGAGGAACACTTCGAGGAAATCATCGGCGCGCTGTACGAGGCCGCCGGCGAACGCGACGACCTGCAGATCTGGCTGGGTCTGTAA
- the cydB gene encoding cytochrome d ubiquinol oxidase subunit II — MFDYETLKLIWWGLMAVLLIGFAVTGGFDIGVAVLLPFIGRNDDERRLVINSVGPTWEGNQTWLITFGGALFAAWPLVYAAAFSVLYVALMLTLFALFLRPVGFDYRSKLPSARWRNNWDWALFVGGAVPALVFGVAIGNLFIGLPFAFDSSMHVRYAGSFFDLLNPFGLFCGVLSVAMLTLHGAAFLASKTGGSTVGGRAVFATRVFGLLTLVLFALGGLWTARLPGWHLTAIGALNEALEPLGKAVTITGGAWLANYAAWPSLWALPLLGVLGAFAAVALAGRAPRLTVVASGLACTGVILTAGAALFPFVLPSSLDAVSSLTLWDAVSSHKTLGVMLGVAVIFVPLIMLYTSWVYRVMRGPVTVERLKNDTHSY; from the coding sequence ATGTTCGACTATGAAACGCTGAAACTCATCTGGTGGGGTCTGATGGCCGTGCTGCTGATCGGCTTTGCCGTCACCGGCGGCTTCGACATCGGCGTCGCCGTGCTGCTGCCGTTCATCGGCCGCAACGACGACGAGCGCCGCCTGGTCATCAACAGTGTCGGTCCGACCTGGGAGGGCAACCAGACCTGGCTGATCACCTTTGGCGGTGCGCTGTTCGCCGCCTGGCCGCTGGTGTACGCGGCGGCGTTCTCGGTGCTGTATGTCGCGCTGATGCTGACGCTGTTTGCGCTGTTCCTGCGCCCGGTCGGCTTCGACTACCGCAGCAAGCTGCCGAGCGCGCGCTGGCGCAACAACTGGGACTGGGCGCTGTTCGTCGGCGGCGCCGTGCCGGCACTGGTCTTCGGTGTCGCCATCGGCAACCTGTTCATCGGCCTGCCGTTCGCCTTCGACAGCAGCATGCACGTGCGTTACGCCGGCAGCTTCTTCGACCTGCTGAACCCGTTCGGCCTGTTTTGCGGCGTGCTGTCGGTGGCAATGCTGACCCTGCATGGCGCGGCCTTTCTGGCCAGCAAGACCGGCGGCAGCACGGTCGGCGGGCGTGCCGTGTTCGCGACCCGGGTGTTCGGCCTGCTGACCCTGGTGCTGTTCGCGCTGGGCGGGCTGTGGACCGCCCGGCTGCCGGGCTGGCACCTGACAGCCATCGGCGCGCTGAACGAGGCGCTGGAGCCGCTCGGCAAGGCGGTGACGATCACCGGCGGCGCTTGGCTGGCCAACTATGCGGCGTGGCCGTCACTGTGGGCGCTGCCGCTGCTGGGCGTCCTTGGCGCCTTCGCCGCCGTGGCGCTGGCCGGACGGGCGCCCCGGCTGACGGTGGTGGCCAGCGGACTGGCCTGCACCGGGGTGATCCTGACCGCCGGCGCAGCCCTGTTCCCGTTCGTGCTGCCGTCCAGCCTTGATGCCGTATCGAGCCTGACGCTGTGGGATGCGGTGTCCAGTCACAAGACGCTGGGCGTGATGCTCGGGGTGGCGGTGATCTTCGTGCCGCTGATCATGCTGTACACCAGTTGGGTGTATCGGGTCATGCGCGGACCGGTGACGGTCGAGCGCCTGAAAAACGATACGCACAGTTACTGA
- the cydP gene encoding cytochrome oxidase putative small subunit CydP: MTPSILQRRTRRGMPLWLEISVVLTVKLLLLWGAKVLWFSEPLARHMTVPESAIEQQLLGTPGRDAPPVHKN; the protein is encoded by the coding sequence ATGACACCGTCCATCCTGCAGCGCCGGACCCGGCGCGGCATGCCGCTGTGGCTTGAAATCTCGGTGGTGCTGACGGTGAAGCTGTTGTTGTTGTGGGGCGCGAAAGTGCTGTGGTTCTCCGAACCGCTGGCCCGGCACATGACCGTCCCCGAGTCCGCGATCGAGCAGCAACTGCTTGGCACCCCCGGTCGCGATGCCCCGCCTGTCCACAAGAATTGA
- a CDS encoding C39 family peptidase, protein MKKIIVLIHRPAKLYKFSLIAQTIPALLIPACLAAELPIPIMPDWNAWPVTHSITLVTPIKNWKTLRDSRIVKQSLDYSCGAASLATLLNEYYGQRVTEQAILIAMAKGNGRASFEDMALVLPQFGFKAQGFTASWKQLIKLRIPVIVYLKYRKTDHFSLVRGIGANTIWLADSSLGNRTYSREQFLPMWTSHSGDEKHAQLRGKFLAVLPALADISAQSDFFDSAPVRQTKSAVLQQAFRPVP, encoded by the coding sequence ATGAAAAAAATCATCGTACTTATACACAGGCCAGCCAAACTATATAAGTTTTCTCTAATAGCACAAACCATTCCGGCGCTACTGATACCTGCCTGTCTCGCCGCCGAATTGCCAATTCCCATAATGCCCGACTGGAACGCATGGCCAGTCACCCACAGCATAACGCTTGTGACACCGATCAAAAATTGGAAAACTTTACGCGACTCACGCATCGTCAAACAGAGTTTAGACTATTCTTGTGGCGCTGCATCACTAGCCACGCTTCTGAACGAGTACTACGGTCAGCGCGTGACGGAACAAGCCATATTGATAGCCATGGCAAAAGGCAACGGGCGAGCCAGCTTTGAGGACATGGCCTTGGTTTTACCTCAATTTGGCTTCAAGGCTCAGGGGTTCACTGCAAGTTGGAAGCAGTTGATCAAATTGCGTATTCCGGTAATTGTCTATCTCAAGTATCGCAAGACAGACCATTTCTCCCTAGTTCGCGGCATCGGTGCCAACACAATATGGCTGGCGGACTCGTCTTTGGGCAACCGCACTTACAGCCGCGAACAATTTCTACCCATGTGGACGAGTCACAGCGGCGACGAAAAGCACGCCCAACTGCGTGGAAAATTCCTGGCCGTGCTGCCTGCCTTGGCCGATATCTCGGCGCAGAGTGATTTTTTTGACAGCGCACCGGTCCGGCAAACGAAATCCGCCGTATTGCAGCAGGCTTTTCGACCAGTTCCTTGA
- a CDS encoding branched-chain amino acid ABC transporter permease — translation MFPLDIRHPALWAVLVVAGLIAPFAVYPIFMMELLCFGLFAAAFNLLLGFGGLLSFGHAAFFGSGAYICGYLLKEWGLSPELGILAATACCALLGLLIGAVAIRRQGIYFAMVTLALAQIVFFLCVQAPQTGGEDGLQGIPQGRVFGLFDLVHTVSVGGQDVPLTLYLFVYAVFLAGMWLIYRTVYSPFGQTLKAIRENEARALSLGYRVERYKLLVFVQSASLAGTAGATKAIVFRLASLTDVSWHMSGEVVLMTLLGGMGTILGPVVGAFTVRALHNELASLGSWVTVIIGAIFVICVLAFRRGFIGEAGRLLKKDF, via the coding sequence ATGTTCCCGCTCGATATCCGCCATCCGGCACTGTGGGCGGTGCTGGTTGTCGCCGGGCTGATCGCCCCGTTTGCGGTCTACCCGATTTTCATGATGGAACTGCTGTGCTTCGGGCTGTTCGCCGCCGCGTTCAACCTGCTGCTCGGCTTTGGCGGCCTGCTGTCATTTGGCCACGCGGCGTTTTTTGGCAGCGGCGCCTACATTTGCGGCTACCTGCTGAAGGAATGGGGGCTGAGCCCGGAACTCGGCATCCTCGCCGCCACCGCCTGCTGCGCGCTGCTCGGCCTGCTGATCGGTGCGGTGGCGATCCGTCGCCAGGGCATCTACTTCGCCATGGTGACGCTGGCGCTGGCGCAGATCGTGTTCTTCCTCTGCGTGCAGGCGCCGCAGACCGGCGGTGAGGACGGCCTGCAGGGGATTCCGCAGGGCAGGGTGTTCGGCCTGTTCGATCTGGTGCACACGGTGTCGGTCGGGGGGCAGGACGTGCCGCTGACGCTGTACCTGTTCGTCTATGCGGTATTCCTGGCCGGCATGTGGCTGATCTACCGCACGGTGTACTCGCCGTTCGGCCAGACGCTGAAGGCGATCCGCGAAAACGAGGCGCGGGCACTGTCGCTCGGCTACCGGGTGGAGCGCTACAAGCTGCTGGTGTTCGTGCAGTCGGCCTCGCTGGCCGGCACCGCCGGGGCGACCAAGGCCATCGTGTTCCGGCTGGCGTCGCTGACCGATGTCAGCTGGCACATGTCCGGCGAAGTGGTGCTGATGACCCTGCTCGGCGGCATGGGTACCATTCTCGGTCCGGTGGTCGGCGCGTTCACCGTGCGCGCGCTGCACAACGAACTGGCGTCGCTCGGCTCGTGGGTGACGGTGATCATCGGCGCGATTTTCGTCATCTGCGTGCTGGCGTTCCGCCGCGGCTTCATCGGCGAAGCCGGGCGGCTGCTGAAGAAAGACTTCTAG
- a CDS encoding ribonuclease domain-containing protein, which produces MYRFLSLVVAVALSLPVQAGSCDRVAREINAKLATPVNVTQFAGVLTALGGTGQLPNRYVSKQTARDAGWRPGRKLWSVPGLQGKSIGGDRFGNREHRLPPADWHEADLDYQGGKRNGKRLVYAGNGLRYVTVDHYQTFTEIPPCR; this is translated from the coding sequence ATGTACCGTTTCCTTTCTCTCGTTGTCGCCGTTGCCCTGTCGCTGCCGGTTCAAGCCGGCTCATGCGATCGTGTCGCGCGCGAAATCAACGCCAAGCTCGCCACACCGGTCAATGTCACCCAGTTCGCCGGTGTGCTGACCGCGCTGGGCGGCACCGGCCAGTTGCCGAACCGCTACGTCTCCAAGCAGACGGCGCGCGATGCCGGCTGGCGTCCGGGCCGCAAGCTGTGGTCCGTACCCGGCCTGCAGGGCAAATCCATCGGCGGCGACCGTTTCGGCAACCGGGAACACCGTTTGCCACCGGCCGACTGGCATGAAGCCGACCTGGACTACCAGGGCGGAAAGCGCAACGGCAAGCGGCTGGTCTATGCCGGCAACGGCCTGCGCTATGTCACCGTCGATCATTACCAAACCTTCACCGAGATCCCGCCATGTCGCTGA
- the apbC gene encoding iron-sulfur cluster carrier protein ApbC, whose protein sequence is MLSKLTQLFKSADAPAADHSGEAELLDAVQALVDPDTGKTYAEAKAIRNVRQSASAIGLDIVLAYPAQSRHDAIRAQFAEALATLAGTRQIDIAVSSQITGHAVQRGIPLLPGVKNVIAVASGKGGVGKSTTTVNLALALAAEGARVGILDADIYGPSQPLMMGLQGQRPASPDNKSLVPVENYGVQTMSMGYLVDDDQAMVWRGPMVTQALMQLLNDTRWDALDYLLIDLPPGTGDVQLTLSQKIPVTGAVIVTTPQDIALLDAKKGLRMFEKVGVPVLGIVENMSVHICSNCGHVEAIFGEGGGQKMAEQYHVELIGQLPLDLSIRLAVDEGRPSVIADPDGTIAAIYKQIARRVAVKVGEKARDYSSRLPKIVVQNT, encoded by the coding sequence ATGCTGTCCAAACTGACCCAGCTGTTCAAATCCGCCGACGCGCCCGCCGCCGACCACAGTGGCGAAGCCGAGCTGCTCGATGCCGTCCAGGCCCTGGTCGATCCCGACACCGGCAAGACCTATGCCGAGGCAAAGGCGATCAGGAATGTTCGCCAGTCCGCATCGGCCATCGGCCTCGACATCGTGCTCGCCTACCCGGCGCAAAGCCGCCATGACGCGATCCGCGCCCAGTTCGCCGAGGCACTGGCCACGCTGGCCGGCACGCGCCAGATCGACATCGCCGTGTCCAGCCAGATCACCGGCCACGCCGTGCAGCGCGGCATCCCGCTGCTGCCGGGCGTCAAGAACGTCATCGCCGTCGCCAGCGGCAAGGGTGGCGTCGGCAAGTCGACCACCACCGTCAATCTGGCGCTGGCGCTGGCGGCCGAAGGCGCGCGGGTCGGCATTCTCGACGCCGACATCTACGGCCCGTCCCAGCCGCTGATGATGGGGCTGCAGGGCCAGCGTCCCGCGTCCCCGGACAACAAGTCGCTCGTCCCGGTCGAGAACTATGGCGTGCAGACAATGTCGATGGGCTATCTGGTCGATGACGACCAGGCCATGGTCTGGCGCGGCCCGATGGTCACCCAGGCGCTGATGCAACTGCTGAACGACACCCGCTGGGACGCGCTCGACTACCTGCTGATCGACCTGCCCCCGGGCACCGGCGACGTACAGCTGACGCTGTCGCAGAAGATCCCGGTCACCGGCGCGGTCATCGTCACCACGCCGCAGGACATCGCGCTGCTCGATGCCAAAAAGGGACTGCGCATGTTCGAGAAGGTCGGCGTGCCGGTACTCGGCATCGTCGAGAACATGTCGGTCCACATCTGCTCGAACTGCGGCCATGTCGAAGCGATTTTCGGCGAAGGCGGCGGGCAGAAAATGGCCGAGCAGTACCACGTCGAGCTGATCGGCCAGTTGCCGCTCGACCTGTCGATCCGCCTCGCGGTCGACGAAGGCCGCCCGAGCGTGATCGCCGATCCTGACGGCACGATCGCCGCCATTTACAAGCAGATCGCCCGCCGCGTCGCGGTCAAGGTCGGGGAAAAGGCGCGCGACTACAGCTCGCGACTGCCGAAGATCGTGGTCCAGAACACCTGA
- a CDS encoding GbsR/MarR family transcriptional regulator → MTPLIERFVLHFGEMGSRWGVNRTVGQMYALLFLSEKPLNADDIVNELGMSRSNVSMGLKELQSWRLVRMAHHPGDRRDYFTTPDDTWEIFRTLIEEKRRREIDPTLSLLRDTLMADPCDEQERHAQERMRDMHELIELATGWFDDVQRLSPDTLASLMRLGSKVHKVLEFADRLRPGSRE, encoded by the coding sequence ATGACGCCATTGATCGAACGCTTCGTGCTGCACTTCGGCGAGATGGGCAGCCGCTGGGGCGTGAACCGCACCGTGGGGCAGATGTATGCGTTGCTGTTCCTGTCCGAAAAGCCGCTGAATGCCGACGACATCGTGAACGAGCTTGGCATGTCGCGCTCCAATGTCAGCATGGGGCTGAAAGAACTGCAGTCCTGGCGACTGGTTCGCATGGCGCACCATCCCGGCGACCGGCGCGACTACTTCACCACCCCGGACGACACCTGGGAGATCTTCCGCACGCTGATCGAGGAAAAACGCCGGCGCGAGATCGACCCGACCCTGTCGCTGCTGCGCGATACGCTGATGGCCGATCCCTGTGACGAGCAGGAGCGCCATGCCCAGGAGCGGATGCGCGACATGCATGAACTGATCGAACTGGCGACCGGCTGGTTCGACGACGTGCAGCGCTTGTCACCGGACACGCTGGCCAGCCTGATGCGGCTCGGCAGCAAGGTGCACAAGGTGCTGGAATTCGCTGACCGGCTGCGTCCGGGAAGCCGGGAGTAA